The following proteins come from a genomic window of Dreissena polymorpha isolate Duluth1 chromosome 1, UMN_Dpol_1.0, whole genome shotgun sequence:
- the LOC127845746 gene encoding uncharacterized protein LOC127845746 — protein sequence MIRFEVEYNKEPRTIDEAVFNAVTVIQIRNMQMDTQKSRGGGRGAVDYDIYAEEVGDYLRRCPDETRQKRKASFTRPEVKNVDNVDTVKSLLARVEKLEAEEARPRGFKGNRDIECFYCHEKGHFARECPKKKGKPEVDPSTGKESKEDHLNGSGPALAARGRSK from the coding sequence ATGATTCGATTTGAAGTCGAGTATAATAAGGAGCCACGGACTATAGATGAGGCGGTGTTTAATGCGGTGACAGTCATTCAGATCCGAAATATGCAGATGGATACGCAAAAGAGCCGTGGGGGTGGGCGGGGAGCCGTCGATTATGATATATACGCTGAAGAGGTGGGAGATTACCTTAGACGGTGCCCAGATGAAACTCGCCAGAAGCGGAAAGCAAGCTTCACCAGACCGGAAGTAAAGAACGTGGACAATGTGGACACCGTGAAGTCCTTGTTAGCTAGAGTGGAGAAGCTAGAGGCGGAAGAGGCTCGACCTCGTGGCTTTAAAGGAAATAGGGACATTGAGTGTTTCTACTGCCACGAGAAGGGACACTTTGCTCGTGAATGTCCGAAAAAGAAGGGTAAACCGGAAGTAGATCCGTCGACCGGAAAAGAATCAAAAGAAGATCATTTAAACGGGAGTGGACCAGCCCTTGCTGCCAGAGGGAGGTCAAAGTAG